ATGTCTTGTCGAGTTCCAACGTAAATACGTCAGGCGCCGCCGCGTTGCCGCCTGAGCTGCCGTTGAAGTCGCCGTGATTCATCGTCGTTAGATCGCCGTCGATCGCGCCGAAGGCGTAGTGACCGAAGGAACCGTCGACTGAGTTCGTCCAAGAGGCGACGCCGCGCGGGGCGACGTTCGGGAAGAAGGCGTCGGCCACAGGCGTGGCGTATTGGTTGACGAACGGCTGAATCGCGTCGTCCCAGGTTTCGTATCCCGCGGCGGTGAAGTGGACGCCGTCGCTGTTCATGTTCGCGTTGATCGTGCCGTTCGCGTTGCGGAACAGGCCGGCGTAATCGAGGTAGTGGAGCTGCGGATTCGTATCGAGATCGAACGCCTGCTTCACCAGTGCGTTCGCCGCGTTGGCCGCAACGCGATCGGGATCGGCGTTGTTCAATCCGCGAAGCGTGCTGAGCGCGAGGATGTTCGCATTCGGAGCGTGTTGGCGGATCGCCTGCACCGTGGCGAGCACGCCGTCGGCGACTTCTTCCGCCGTGTGTGCCGGCCCGACGTAGTCGGCGGCGGGAAAGCCAGGATTCCCCGTCGGCGCGAAGAGATTGTTCGTGCCGATCATGAGCACGATGAGCCCAGGATCGAGACCGTCGAGGGTGCCGTTCTCGATGCGGTAAATGAGGTTCTGCGTCTGATCGCCGGCGATACCGAAGTTTAGCGCGCCGTACTTGCCAAAGTTGTGTTCCGACGACTTCCACGAGTTGGCGCCGATACTGTTCACCTGGCGGCCGCCGACGGCGCCCCAACCTTGGGTGACCGAATCACCGAGAAACACCAGCCCCGCGTAGGAGCGTTCGGCGCCGAGCGTCTTCGTGTGATCGAATTGCTTTTGCCAGGTATTGAAACCGCCGCCCCAACCGGCGGCGCCGGCGAACGAAGCGTCGTTGGCGTCGAGCCGCAGCGTCGCTTCGAACGAATTCGCCCGCGGACTGCCAGGGCTACGGTCGGTGAAGACGAGATTGTCGATGTAGCTTGGGTCTGCGCTCGCGGACGGTGCAAGACAACTGCAAGTTGTCAGCGCCAGCAGCAGGGCGCGCATTATTGTCACGCCGCTCCGTGAAGGAGCGCGATTTGTTGAAACGCTGAGTGGCAATTGGCCGTGTTGCATTCAGTGAAGACTCGATG
This sequence is a window from Lacipirellula parvula. Protein-coding genes within it:
- a CDS encoding GDSL-type esterase/lipase family protein — translated: MRALLLALTTCSCLAPSASADPSYIDNLVFTDRSPGSPRANSFEATLRLDANDASFAGAAGWGGGFNTWQKQFDHTKTLGAERSYAGLVFLGDSVTQGWGAVGGRQVNSIGANSWKSSEHNFGKYGALNFGIAGDQTQNLIYRIENGTLDGLDPGLIVLMIGTNNLFAPTGNPGFPAADYVGPAHTAEEVADGVLATVQAIRQHAPNANILALSTLRGLNNADPDRVAANAANALVKQAFDLDTNPQLHYLDYAGLFRNANGTINANMNSDGVHFTAAGYETWDDAIQPFVNQYATPVADAFFPNVAPRGVASWTNSVDGSFGHYAFGAIDGDLTTMNHGDFNGSSGGNAAAPDVFTLELDKTYNLANVEIVNRGVLDGGSAVSDARLSGTVLEVIGANGTDVLFTTTLADDSTQLGETLAFNNGGAGFAGAKFIRLTANNFLHIRELRANVAAVPEPASAISLGAAIVGLGFFVRTETKSLLSH